A window from Leptotrichia sp. oral taxon 215 str. W9775 encodes these proteins:
- the rbsK gene encoding ribokinase, protein MKKALVIGSLNMDMTVKVEELPKLGETIFGNDFYESCGGKGANQAVAVSKLGMKTEMIGMVGKDSQGEKLIQNLNKYGIISDNVIKSDELTGRAIITVDRKGDNNIIVIPGSNFKITKEHIQDKQDVIASSDVVILQNEIPADTVEFSLLKAKELGKITIFNPAPARKLSEKVFKNTDYLILNETEMEEIFEIEFNDKEYTEKISSKKKEYGIKNIILTLGDKGSILFSEDNSIKKYGVYKVKAVDTTAAGDSFIGAFTMKICETGNPDEAIKYATAVSAIVVTRQGAQDSIPTREEIEKFIEENK, encoded by the coding sequence ATGAAAAAAGCACTTGTAATAGGAAGCTTAAATATGGATATGACAGTAAAGGTGGAGGAACTTCCAAAGTTAGGAGAAACAATATTTGGAAATGATTTTTATGAAAGCTGTGGAGGAAAAGGAGCTAATCAGGCTGTAGCAGTTTCAAAGCTGGGAATGAAAACAGAAATGATTGGAATGGTTGGAAAAGATTCACAGGGAGAAAAATTAATTCAGAATTTGAATAAATATGGAATAATTTCTGATAATGTCATTAAAAGTGATGAACTGACAGGAAGAGCAATTATAACAGTTGATAGAAAAGGGGATAATAATATTATTGTAATTCCTGGAAGTAATTTTAAAATTACGAAGGAACATATTCAGGATAAACAGGATGTCATAGCTTCAAGTGATGTTGTAATATTGCAGAATGAGATACCTGCTGATACAGTGGAATTTTCTCTTTTGAAGGCAAAGGAACTTGGAAAGATAACAATATTTAATCCTGCTCCTGCAAGAAAGTTAAGTGAGAAAGTTTTTAAGAATACAGATTATCTAATATTAAATGAAACTGAAATGGAAGAAATTTTTGAAATAGAATTTAATGATAAAGAATATACAGAAAAAATTTCAAGTAAAAAGAAAGAATACGGTATAAAAAATATTATTCTTACGTTAGGAGATAAAGGAAGTATTCTTTTCAGTGAAGATAACAGTATAAAGAAATACGGTGTTTATAAAGTGAAGGCAGTGGATACAACTGCGGCCGGAGATTCCTTTATTGGAGCATTTACAATGAAAATATGCGAAACAGGAAATCCTGACGAAGCTATAAAATACGCAACTGCAGTATCGGCAATTGTTGTAACAAGACAGGGAGCGCAGGATTCAATTCCAACAAGGGAAGAAATAGAAAAGTTTATTGAAGAAAATAAATAA
- a CDS encoding TolC family protein — protein MFKVIPSIKSKKLQLLFLCFLSALSYGMDLDTAISEYEKKSYTTKINEANLKTYDIKDKVLKKGSWNEVTISSQNTYENSHTYDGISTDNTVKYGLFYYKNTYNITNNEMTENKIGVSKVLNDFSKNGDDKYNLKINNIQRDIQKITNETTKNSEIRELIDLYKNYKSKEKEMEQEALSLDDKKKDYAIQAKKYEVGTAAKYDFDLAKTEYETSQLKYENLERELKILKEKFMIYNVTIPENEKLEDIKKVELKNEDFYKLRLSEAEKIELNESLNSEKLKKETYDYKVPKVTADAGYSIKNKSFTVGVGITKTFKQYNDTLEDLKNESEKLKLEYEQKKNEILSNVGQEMLNYTTYQTNELISKKNMDIAKENYVIYAKKYELGADTYENYVEKRNAYNKAVIDYEVAKNELAAYTRKIKYYK, from the coding sequence ATGTTTAAGGTAATTCCTAGTATAAAGAGTAAGAAATTGCAGTTACTTTTTCTGTGTTTTTTAAGTGCTTTAAGTTATGGAATGGATTTAGATACGGCAATTTCAGAGTATGAAAAAAAATCCTATACCACGAAAATAAACGAAGCCAACTTGAAAACATATGATATAAAGGACAAAGTTCTGAAAAAGGGTTCATGGAATGAAGTAACCATATCTTCTCAAAATACATACGAAAACAGTCACACATATGATGGAATAAGTACAGATAATACTGTGAAATATGGATTATTTTATTATAAAAATACTTACAATATAACAAACAATGAAATGACAGAAAATAAAATTGGAGTTTCAAAAGTTCTGAATGATTTTTCAAAAAATGGAGATGATAAATATAACCTGAAAATAAACAATATTCAGAGGGATATTCAGAAAATAACTAATGAAACAACAAAAAATTCTGAAATAAGAGAGCTTATAGACCTTTATAAAAACTATAAGAGCAAGGAAAAGGAAATGGAGCAGGAAGCTCTTTCTCTGGACGATAAAAAGAAGGATTATGCAATACAGGCTAAAAAATATGAAGTTGGAACGGCTGCAAAATATGATTTTGATTTAGCTAAAACAGAATATGAGACTTCCCAGCTGAAATATGAAAATTTAGAAAGAGAATTGAAAATCCTGAAGGAAAAATTCATGATTTATAATGTGACAATTCCTGAAAATGAAAAGCTTGAAGATATAAAAAAGGTTGAGCTGAAAAATGAAGACTTCTATAAGCTGCGATTGTCAGAAGCAGAAAAAATCGAGCTTAACGAAAGTCTGAACAGTGAAAAACTGAAAAAGGAAACTTATGATTACAAAGTTCCAAAAGTGACAGCAGATGCGGGGTACTCAATAAAAAATAAATCATTTACTGTAGGTGTGGGGATAACAAAGACTTTCAAACAGTATAATGATACGCTTGAAGATTTGAAAAATGAATCGGAAAAGCTGAAACTGGAATATGAACAGAAGAAGAATGAAATATTATCCAATGTAGGTCAGGAAATGTTAAATTATACAACTTATCAGACAAATGAACTGATCAGCAAGAAAAATATGGATATAGCTAAGGAAAACTACGTAATATATGCTAAAAAATACGAGCTTGGAGCAGATACATATGAAAACTATGTGGAAAAAAGAAATGCTTACAACAAGGCAGTAATCGACTATGAAGTGGCTAAAAATGAACTGGCCGCATATACTAGAAAAATAAAATATTATAAATAA
- the ytvI gene encoding sporulation integral membrane protein YtvI yields the protein MANYKRFDFKKLYFILYIVLVLIVVYLLFKLGIFLFPFTLALFFSIMTQPFSRFLEKKLKFSQKIATIVSIVLFLVIFLGFISLSTLRLSGEIYKLSINLNKYSKDVQTLWNTTIDKVYSLLGYFPEGFDEQVKNSINGFIRMGTSKLGSFINSLINFITSIPTIILYICITILSTFFISLDKNKIMAFLEQQFPESWIKKVYNIKREMFNVLGSYIRAQIILMTICFFELLISFNILSFLKFNLQYPLIFSIVICIIDALPILGAGAVLLPWSLISFVTGDINLGLALLVIYFLVLSVRQMLEPKLISQNLGVHPLVTLISMYSGFKFFGVIGFLIGPVVMIILKNVFSRELEIGFFREIFTEVPDDDDKNKSDNGKSDNAEKNADSGSNTELDSNSKNNESINEKVKKYIDKEFIDDRKC from the coding sequence ATGGCAAATTATAAAAGATTTGATTTTAAAAAACTGTATTTTATTTTATATATAGTACTTGTACTTATTGTAGTATACCTGCTTTTTAAACTTGGGATTTTTCTGTTTCCTTTTACATTGGCTCTGTTTTTTTCAATAATGACTCAGCCATTTTCAAGGTTTCTGGAGAAAAAACTTAAATTTTCACAGAAAATTGCAACCATAGTGTCAATTGTCCTGTTTCTGGTAATATTTTTAGGATTTATAAGTCTTTCAACATTACGTTTATCAGGGGAAATTTACAAACTTTCCATAAATCTTAACAAATATTCCAAAGATGTTCAGACTTTGTGGAACACTACAATAGATAAGGTTTACTCCCTTCTTGGATATTTTCCTGAAGGTTTTGATGAACAGGTAAAAAATTCCATAAACGGATTTATCAGAATGGGGACTTCAAAGCTAGGTTCCTTCATAAACAGCCTTATAAACTTTATTACATCAATACCAACAATAATACTTTATATCTGTATTACAATACTTTCAACGTTTTTTATAAGTCTGGATAAAAATAAGATAATGGCTTTTCTGGAACAGCAGTTTCCAGAATCATGGATAAAAAAGGTATATAACATAAAAAGAGAAATGTTTAATGTCCTCGGTTCTTATATAAGAGCTCAAATTATACTTATGACAATCTGTTTCTTTGAACTGCTGATTTCATTCAATATACTGTCATTCTTAAAATTTAATTTGCAGTATCCGTTGATTTTTTCAATTGTAATCTGTATTATTGATGCCCTTCCAATACTGGGAGCCGGAGCTGTACTTCTGCCATGGAGCTTAATATCATTTGTAACGGGAGATATTAATCTTGGACTGGCTTTACTCGTTATTTATTTTCTGGTTCTTTCTGTACGTCAGATGCTCGAACCAAAGCTTATAAGCCAAAATCTGGGTGTACATCCACTTGTTACACTAATATCAATGTATTCCGGATTTAAATTTTTTGGAGTTATAGGATTCCTTATAGGTCCTGTTGTAATGATTATACTTAAAAATGTATTCTCACGTGAACTGGAAATTGGATTTTTCAGAGAAATTTTTACTGAAGTTCCAGATGATGATGATAAAAATAAATCTGACAACGGTAAATCTGATAATGCTGAAAAAAATGCCGATTCTGGTTCTAATACAGAATTGGATAGTAACTCAAAAAATAATGAATCTATAAACGAAAAAGTAAAAAAATATATAGATAAGGAATTTATTGACGACAGAAAATGTTAA
- a CDS encoding radical SAM protein — protein sequence MKGIVNKIIPFSNVDGPGNRLSIFFQGCNFDCLYCHNPETIEIMKEGNCSDDVTPMTVEEIMNEISEVAPFISGITVSGGECTLQWRFLTELFTAVKEKWPRLTCFVDSNCSFPLWSEEKRKFVEVLDKVMIDIKGFTEEEHNLITGTTNKTVIENFRFLAGLDKVYEVRTVIVPEITDNEKMVDNISKLIAECNSDIKYKIIKFRQNGVREDVLKAYTPNDAYMNKLKRIAVKNGLKDVVVV from the coding sequence ATGAAAGGGATTGTTAACAAAATAATACCCTTCAGTAATGTTGACGGCCCGGGTAACAGGCTGTCAATATTTTTTCAGGGGTGTAATTTTGACTGCCTATATTGCCACAATCCTGAAACAATAGAAATAATGAAGGAAGGAAACTGTTCAGATGATGTAACTCCAATGACAGTGGAAGAAATTATGAATGAAATCTCGGAAGTTGCTCCTTTCATATCAGGAATAACTGTTTCAGGTGGAGAATGCACACTGCAATGGAGATTTTTAACAGAGCTTTTCACAGCAGTGAAGGAGAAATGGCCGAGATTGACCTGTTTTGTAGACAGTAACTGCTCATTTCCACTTTGGTCTGAAGAAAAAAGGAAATTTGTAGAAGTTCTGGATAAGGTAATGATAGATATAAAGGGATTTACTGAAGAGGAACATAATCTTATAACAGGAACAACAAATAAAACTGTCATTGAAAATTTCAGGTTTTTAGCAGGACTGGATAAAGTTTATGAAGTAAGGACAGTAATTGTGCCTGAAATAACTGACAATGAGAAAATGGTGGATAATATAAGTAAGCTTATTGCAGAATGTAACAGTGATATAAAATACAAGATTATAAAATTCCGTCAGAATGGTGTCAGGGAGGATGTTTTAAAGGCTTATACACCAAATGATGCCTATATGAATAAGCTTAAGAGAATTGCAGTGAAAAATGGATTGAAAGATGTTGTAGTTGTGTGA
- a CDS encoding ABC transporter permease: MDFFELLKLSVSNLFSYKVRSFLTMLGIIIGIAAVILMSSLGAGIKENITGDLNKLGVSNFEISIDTSPGQTYKTDDLLTSKDIEKIKSIEGVEAVTPTSSTFARISVNDNTKMFQGTGVTEDYFKISDYTVLKGRKFLPSEYRKDGKYVMIDHITAEELYPGENPIGKKLTLNFRKNSQTVTVVGVYKNPYASLGGGTEGMPGMGLLPNNYLNHINGNEQDKYTELQVKATDANDMNRVMEAVKKSLETRGSDPDIYNVSSTSQGLDEFNNILNMLSLFISGVAAISLFVGGIGVMNIMLVSVTERIREVGLRKAIGAKTVHILVQFLIEAIILTFFGGIIGAIIGYLLALLIGIFVGATPILSPVVVFVCIFVSTMIGLVFGVYPAKKAAALEPMEALRVD, translated from the coding sequence ATGGATTTTTTTGAACTGTTAAAATTATCCGTATCAAATCTGTTCAGCTATAAAGTACGTTCTTTCCTGACAATGTTAGGAATAATAATTGGAATAGCCGCAGTTATACTGATGTCCTCTCTTGGTGCAGGAATTAAGGAAAATATTACGGGTGATTTGAATAAACTTGGAGTGTCAAATTTTGAAATATCAATTGATACTTCGCCTGGACAGACTTATAAAACAGATGATCTGCTTACATCAAAAGATATAGAAAAAATAAAAAGTATCGAAGGAGTTGAGGCAGTTACTCCTACCTCAAGCACCTTTGCCAGAATAAGTGTAAATGATAATACAAAAATGTTTCAAGGAACAGGAGTGACAGAGGACTATTTTAAAATATCAGATTATACGGTACTGAAAGGAAGAAAATTTTTACCCAGTGAATACAGAAAAGATGGAAAATATGTAATGATAGATCATATAACGGCAGAAGAACTATATCCTGGAGAAAATCCGATAGGAAAAAAACTCACTTTGAATTTTAGAAAAAATAGTCAGACTGTTACTGTTGTTGGAGTTTATAAAAATCCATATGCAAGTCTGGGTGGTGGAACTGAAGGTATGCCTGGAATGGGACTTTTGCCGAATAATTATCTTAACCATATAAATGGTAATGAACAGGATAAATATACGGAATTACAGGTAAAAGCTACAGATGCCAATGATATGAACAGGGTAATGGAAGCAGTTAAGAAGTCTCTTGAAACAAGAGGAAGTGATCCGGATATTTATAATGTATCTTCTACAAGCCAGGGACTTGATGAATTTAACAATATTCTAAATATGCTGTCACTGTTTATAAGCGGAGTTGCCGCCATTTCACTTTTTGTAGGTGGAATAGGAGTTATGAATATTATGCTTGTAAGTGTTACGGAAAGAATTAGGGAAGTTGGTCTTCGTAAAGCGATTGGAGCAAAAACAGTGCATATTCTTGTGCAGTTTCTAATTGAAGCCATAATTCTGACATTTTTTGGAGGTATAATTGGAGCAATAATAGGATATCTGTTGGCGCTTCTTATAGGAATATTTGTGGGAGCAACCCCTATTCTAAGCCCAGTTGTTGTATTTGTATGTATCTTTGTTTCAACAATGATTGGCCTTGTATTTGGAGTTTATCCAGCAAAAAAAGCCGCGGCTCTGGAGCCTATGGAAGCATTGAGGGTGGATTAA
- a CDS encoding YjjI family glycine radical enzyme, with translation MSDQILSIVKNRVLTYEQKLRTLAGAAEATLDVLGITPEIQEYRDKGIICDLFEGNAPYRARYITPDYEVFMKQGSKFLEIKPAKDIWEATTNLLILYNHVPSITTYPVYLGNLDTLLEPYIKDEEEAYKAIKLFLLQIDRTITDSFCHANLGPHKTKAGEMIMRATAELNTMTPNLTLKYDEEVTPDDFAVLAIETSLKVAKPSFANNKMFRKDFYGEDYAIASCYNGLSIGGGAYTLVRLNLAKLANEAKDEEDLLNNALPEAVKRMASYMDKRVKFLVEESGFFDTSFLVKEGLIHRDRFSGMFGVVGLAECVNKIIGAENKEDKFGWSEYADELGVRVIERLQELVHNYKTKYCEITDNHYVLHAQVGIDTDAGISPGCRIPIGDEPALPKHIKQTAKFHPYFKSGIGDIFPFDEMSSKNPASILDIIKGAFKEGMRYFSVYSTDADVIRITGYLVKKSEMEKLYKNEQVIQQTVVFGLGARENSKILERKVRGNE, from the coding sequence ATGTCGGATCAAATTTTATCTATCGTTAAAAATAGAGTTCTTACTTATGAACAGAAGCTGAGAACACTGGCAGGAGCTGCTGAAGCAACACTTGATGTTCTTGGAATTACACCTGAAATTCAGGAATATAGAGATAAAGGCATAATCTGTGATTTATTTGAAGGAAATGCTCCATACAGGGCAAGATACATTACACCTGACTATGAAGTGTTTATGAAACAGGGAAGTAAATTTCTTGAAATAAAACCTGCAAAGGACATATGGGAAGCTACAACTAATTTACTTATATTGTATAATCATGTACCTTCCATAACTACGTATCCAGTTTATCTTGGAAATCTTGATACGTTGCTTGAGCCATACATAAAAGATGAGGAAGAAGCATATAAGGCTATTAAGCTGTTCCTTCTTCAAATTGACAGAACTATTACAGATTCATTCTGTCATGCAAATTTAGGACCTCACAAAACAAAGGCAGGGGAAATGATAATGAGAGCTACAGCTGAGCTCAATACAATGACTCCTAACCTGACATTGAAATATGATGAAGAAGTGACTCCTGATGATTTTGCAGTATTGGCAATTGAAACAAGTTTAAAAGTTGCTAAACCTAGTTTTGCAAATAATAAAATGTTCAGAAAAGACTTTTATGGGGAAGATTATGCAATAGCAAGCTGCTACAATGGACTTAGTATTGGTGGTGGAGCTTATACCCTTGTAAGACTTAATCTGGCAAAATTGGCAAATGAAGCAAAGGATGAAGAGGACTTACTTAATAATGCATTGCCTGAAGCTGTTAAAAGAATGGCAAGCTACATGGATAAAAGAGTTAAGTTCCTTGTGGAAGAAAGTGGATTCTTTGATACAAGTTTCCTTGTAAAAGAAGGTTTAATCCATAGGGATAGATTCAGTGGAATGTTTGGAGTAGTAGGGCTTGCTGAATGTGTAAATAAAATAATAGGTGCAGAAAATAAGGAAGACAAGTTTGGATGGAGCGAGTATGCTGATGAACTTGGAGTAAGAGTTATTGAAAGATTACAGGAATTGGTACACAACTACAAGACAAAGTACTGTGAAATAACTGATAATCACTATGTGCTTCATGCTCAGGTAGGAATAGATACAGATGCCGGAATAAGTCCAGGATGCAGAATTCCTATAGGAGATGAACCGGCTTTACCTAAGCACATAAAACAGACTGCTAAATTCCACCCTTATTTTAAATCAGGAATAGGAGATATTTTCCCATTTGATGAAATGTCTTCTAAAAATCCGGCTTCAATTCTTGATATTATAAAAGGTGCATTTAAGGAAGGAATGAGATATTTCTCTGTTTACTCTACAGATGCTGATGTAATAAGAATAACAGGATATCTTGTAAAAAAATCTGAAATGGAAAAATTATACAAAAATGAGCAGGTTATACAGCAGACAGTTGTATTTGGACTGGGAGCAAGGGAAAATTCTAAAATATTGGAAAGAAAAGTAAGAGGAAATGAATAA
- a CDS encoding ABC transporter ATP-binding protein, whose product MIDVSDIVKTYKTGHLELTVLKGLNLSVKEGEYVAFMGPSGSGKSTLMNILGCLDSLTSGKYILDNQDVSTIKGDELAEVRNKKIGFVFQTFNLLPKMTAVENVALPALYAGVKKSERIKRATEALESVGLGDRIHHKPSEMSGGQRQRVAIARAIINNPRILLADEPTGNLDSKSGEEVLEIFKKLNDNGTTIVMVTHEEDVAGHCKRIIRLKDGVIEKDEIVYNRRGV is encoded by the coding sequence ATGATAGACGTAAGCGATATAGTAAAAACATATAAAACAGGCCATTTGGAACTGACAGTACTGAAAGGACTTAATCTTTCCGTTAAGGAAGGTGAATATGTGGCTTTCATGGGACCTTCAGGAAGTGGAAAATCTACCCTTATGAACATTCTTGGATGTCTGGACAGTTTAACATCAGGAAAGTATATTCTTGACAATCAGGATGTTTCAACGATAAAAGGTGATGAACTTGCTGAGGTGAGAAATAAAAAAATAGGATTTGTCTTTCAGACATTTAATCTGCTTCCTAAAATGACAGCAGTGGAAAATGTTGCCCTTCCGGCACTTTATGCAGGAGTGAAAAAAAGTGAGAGAATAAAGAGGGCGACAGAAGCACTTGAAAGTGTTGGATTAGGTGACAGGATACATCATAAACCTAGTGAAATGTCAGGAGGTCAAAGACAGAGGGTTGCGATAGCAAGGGCAATAATAAACAATCCTAGAATTCTTCTGGCGGATGAGCCTACAGGAAATCTGGATTCAAAATCAGGAGAAGAGGTTCTGGAAATATTTAAAAAGTTAAATGATAATGGAACAACGATAGTAATGGTTACCCATGAAGAAGATGTAGCGGGACATTGTAAAAGAATAATAAGATTAAAAGATGGTGTAATAGAAAAAGATGAAATTGTATATAATCGGAGGGGAGTATAA
- a CDS encoding efflux RND transporter periplasmic adaptor subunit codes for MKKGILFLSLLLVFLLSCGKKTEVKEYEVTTVEKGDISLSTEKTGQVVSDNEISVYTTSSQRVQKVFFKKGDNVKKGDVVVTFYPVDKNETVRKIQIKALEVEQKRRDLRNASELFKVGGASKVSIDDARIALETAQLELSTLQEDLSLIKDEIVSPVDGVITEMTADENYRVNTETTLFKVSDTKNMKVEVSLSDSQIKNVAVGQRVEITSDSLPDGEKVEGEVAEVSGVATKSSSLDESNTTVTIKFNDAKSLRPGATINAVIFYKESKNIIKVPYSAVMNENGKYYVFTVDNSSKVTKKEIQIGTNDDSYYEVTSGLSEGDKIISVIDEALKDGEKIKIADPSQNNGKKANVKGNKKKGGGGGPGGPPM; via the coding sequence ATGAAAAAAGGAATATTATTCTTATCCCTGCTTCTGGTTTTTCTGCTTTCCTGCGGTAAAAAGACAGAAGTCAAGGAATATGAAGTTACAACAGTGGAAAAGGGAGATATATCACTTTCTACTGAAAAGACAGGACAAGTTGTTTCAGATAATGAAATTTCAGTCTATACAACTTCAAGCCAGAGAGTTCAGAAGGTATTTTTCAAAAAGGGAGACAATGTAAAAAAAGGTGATGTAGTTGTTACATTCTATCCTGTGGATAAAAATGAAACTGTAAGAAAAATACAGATAAAAGCTCTGGAAGTGGAACAGAAAAGAAGAGATTTAAGAAATGCCAGCGAGCTTTTTAAAGTTGGAGGAGCTTCAAAAGTGTCAATTGATGATGCGAGAATTGCCCTGGAAACTGCCCAGCTGGAACTGTCAACATTGCAGGAAGATTTATCTTTAATAAAAGATGAAATAGTAAGTCCGGTGGATGGAGTAATTACTGAAATGACAGCAGATGAAAACTATAGGGTAAATACAGAAACTACGCTTTTTAAAGTATCAGATACAAAAAATATGAAGGTGGAAGTGAGCCTTTCAGATTCACAAATAAAAAATGTTGCTGTGGGACAAAGGGTGGAAATAACATCAGATTCATTGCCTGATGGGGAAAAGGTTGAAGGGGAAGTTGCTGAAGTATCAGGAGTTGCAACAAAAAGTTCGAGCCTTGATGAAAGTAATACAACAGTTACAATAAAGTTTAATGATGCCAAGAGCTTAAGACCTGGAGCGACAATCAATGCCGTAATTTTCTACAAGGAAAGCAAAAATATAATAAAAGTTCCATATAGTGCAGTTATGAATGAAAATGGAAAATATTATGTATTTACAGTGGATAATAGCAGCAAAGTTACAAAAAAGGAAATACAGATTGGAACAAATGATGATTCATATTATGAAGTTACATCAGGATTGTCAGAAGGAGACAAAATAATTTCAGTAATTGATGAAGCACTTAAAGATGGTGAAAAAATAAAAATAGCAGATCCTTCACAAAATAACGGAAAAAAAGCGAATGTAAAAGGCAATAAGAAAAAAGGTGGCGGAGGAGGTCCTGGTGGACCGCCAATGTAG